CTGGATGCGCGATTGCGGTTGGAAATGCGCGAGCAGTTACAGGATTTGCAGCGGACTTTGGGTGTTACGATGATTTATGTGACACACGATCAAAAAGAAGCGCTGGCAATGGGTGCGCGCATTGCGGTTATGCAGATGGGCAAGGTGGCGCAAATCGGTACGCCTCGGGATGTTTACAGGCAACCGATCACGCGCTTTGTCGCGGATTTTATTGGCGAGATCAATTTGATTTCTGGGGAGATAAAATCTGTGGGATCCGAGGTGATCGCTGCAACAGATGTGGGGAATATTCGCGGACAGGCGGGATATGAGAGTGTTCAGGTGGGGGATCAGGTGTTGTGCGCGATTCGGCCCGAGGCAATGGATTTTCTTTCGGATGAATCTGGGACGGCGGATAATGTCATTTTTGGGCGCGTGCGGCGTGCGATTTATCTGGGTGAAGTCGAGCAATTTTTTGTTGAATTGGCGAGCGGCGATCAGATCAAACTGATTAAGTACGGCGCGACTGTGCAGCACGCACAACCCGGCGATGAGGTGCGACTGGGGTTTTCGAAGCAGCAGGTGGTTGTGTTGCGCGA
This portion of the Gemmatimonadota bacterium genome encodes:
- a CDS encoding ABC transporter ATP-binding protein → MFGIRLENVTKRFDNVLALDRINLEIDAGEFFFLLGPSGCGKTTLLRILAGFEQPESGRVIFDERDVTPVPPHERNTGMVFQNYALWPHMTVWKNVEYGLTMRNMSQHERDQKVRRALEMVQMSGYAERSPNQLSGGQQQRVALARALVIEPGVVLLDEPLSNLDARLRLEMREQLQDLQRTLGVTMIYVTHDQKEALAMGARIAVMQMGKVAQIGTPRDVYRQPITRFVADFIGEINLISGEIKSVGSEVIAATDVGNIRGQAGYESVQVGDQVLCAIRPEAMDFLSDESGTADNVIFGRVRRAIYLGEVEQFFVELASGDQIKLIKYGATVQHAQPGDEVRLGFSKQQVVVLRDESEDRDEAV